One genomic region from Candidatus Saccharimonadia bacterium encodes:
- a CDS encoding transposase, giving the protein MRFGIQALTLKPFASLASNARQTVSNPDTASTKMDRLARNSGLAEALSTATMSLGFIRPSSIVACDHSDFNGLMAFVGAVQTHRGRAIPCLVETTYSPRLPARGDDIPIRKRKLRQAYRQQGYNLYDQAEMALEDFADKLGFWPRLVFDRGFGGKHFVHTLMRHKAIFYIRLKARRFVDFGVEHVRVSELTSLDEQVQLDGMKLRIVRSDDPETGEPWYILTSDMGSRRQKIVRIYYRRFEIEETFKDLKHILDLDQSKLNRPLSLKVVLWFTSLSVILSFLVGWWTRKPDKTRHTKKTLSWFRQFFEALEREMLQPACQVITGG; this is encoded by the coding sequence AAACCGTTTGCCAGCCTGGCCTCAAATGCCCGCCAAACGGTGAGCAATCCAGATACGGCCAGCACCAAAATGGATCGTCTCGCGAGAAATTCAGGCTTAGCAGAAGCCCTTTCGACAGCTACAATGAGCCTCGGATTTATTCGTCCGTCTAGCATAGTGGCCTGCGACCACTCCGACTTCAACGGCCTCATGGCCTTCGTCGGTGCCGTCCAAACCCATCGCGGCCGAGCCATTCCCTGCCTGGTCGAAACAACGTACTCGCCGCGTTTGCCGGCGCGCGGCGATGATATACCGATACGCAAGCGAAAACTGCGTCAGGCGTATCGCCAGCAGGGCTACAATCTGTACGACCAAGCCGAAATGGCTCTTGAGGACTTTGCGGACAAGCTCGGATTTTGGCCGCGGCTGGTGTTCGACCGTGGGTTTGGAGGCAAGCACTTCGTGCATACTTTAATGCGACATAAAGCCATATTCTACATCCGGCTCAAGGCTCGACGATTCGTAGATTTCGGAGTAGAGCACGTGCGAGTGAGCGAACTGACCAGCTTAGACGAGCAGGTTCAGCTGGATGGTATGAAGTTGCGGATTGTCCGCAGCGACGACCCCGAAACGGGTGAACCCTGGTACATTTTGACTTCAGATATGGGCAGCCGGCGGCAGAAAATCGTCCGAATCTACTACCGCCGGTTTGAGATTGAAGAGACATTTAAGGATCTCAAGCACATCCTCGACCTCGACCAATCCAAGCTCAACCGGCCGCTCAGTCTCAAAGTGGTATTGTGGTTTACAAGTTTGAGCGTGATTTTGTCATTTCTGGTCGGTTGGTGGACCCGAAAACCAGACAAAACACGACATACCAAGAAGACTCTGTCGTGGTTTCGGCAATTCTTTGAGGCTCTGGAGAGGGAAATG